The Arachis ipaensis cultivar K30076 chromosome B07, Araip1.1, whole genome shotgun sequence genome includes a window with the following:
- the LOC110265104 gene encoding UPF0187 protein At3g61320, chloroplastic-like, translating into MAAVPVPAASAFSSHRHSVCNSIKDLGLATPSSSALLLSKTIASLPRFSSTQCLPSNLLQFRDSFKSPVPVAPPPLSSSSRLCHLRKSQLVESSDSSQHRSSLRHLRHLRSTLSSCVVLSLLPPVLAFTTFAATIAAYNSAVSVHFLLPEYFPILRASSLPYQLTAPALALLLIFRTEASYARLVLRFQIMV; encoded by the exons ATGGCAGCAGTACCCGTACCCGCGG CTTCAGCCTTCAGTTCTCACCGCCACTCAGTTTGTAACTCGATTAAGGATTTAGGGTTAGCAACCCCTTCCTCCTCAGCTCTTCTCCTCTCCAAGACCATAGCCTCGCTGCCTCGGTTTAGTTCAACCCAGTGTTTGCCGTCGAATCTGCTCCAGTTCCGCGACTCGTTCAAGTCGCCTGTGCCTGTCGCTCCTCCTCCGCTCAGCTCATCTAGTCGTCTCTGCCATCTTCGCAAGTCGCAACTCGTCGAATCGTCTGATTCGTCTCAGCATCGCTCCTCCCTCCGCCACCTCCGCCACCTTCGGTCGACCCTCTCCTCCTGTGTCGTCCTCTCTTTGCTCCCTCCAGTCCTTGCATTCACAACCTTCGCCGCCACTATCGCCGCCTACAACTCCGCCGTCTCCGTACACTTCCTGCTCCCGGAGTATTTCCCGATTCTCAGGGCTTCTTCTCTACCTTACCAGCTCACCGCACCCGCCCTGGCCCTCCTCCTCATTTTCCGAACCGAGGCTTCATACGCAAGGTTGGTACTCAGATTTCAGATAATGGTGTGA